The following coding sequences are from one Scomber scombrus chromosome 20, fScoSco1.1, whole genome shotgun sequence window:
- the dph2 gene encoding 2-(3-amino-3-carboxypropyl)histidine synthase subunit 2: MADAFSSSSENVIERVVEVTAKTNVPVEKLDELYYIKNTCDFISQHQFQKVALQFPDELLVDSISIVAEIERITDAKLFILGDTSYGSCCVDEVAAEHVGADCIVHYGSSCLSASKRLPLMYVFEKRLVDLEKCASSFRELYPDTQSHIVILYDVSYAHAIDDLLTLLSQEYPNLIASELVVEGEQCFSHCQIKRKQKDACLSEQDNNQVLCLFGRQFFLKSGLSITDYSMFYVGQEGATLRNFMMTWNRCSFCSFDPITMTGRTESPSVNRTLMKRYYAIERAKDANVVGILVGTLGVAEYLSIIQQLKETIRRAGKKSYMFAMGKINVAKLANFLEIDIFVLIACPENSLLDSSEFYRPVVTPFEMEIACNKNREWSEEYVTDFRHLLPGGLSHVPLADQQEECDETDVSLITGALRSNHLLSSEPAESSSSSSLVLRNQLMTVANTNSAASFLANRSWHGLEQKLGETPVVKAVQGRKGIAIAYEEEGTSTR; this comes from the exons GCATCAATTCCAAAAG GTTGCTTTGCAATTTCCTGATGAACTGCTGGTGGATTCCATTTCTATAGTAGCCGAAATCGAGAGAATCACTGATGCCAAACTGTTCATTTTGGGAGATACATCCTACGGCAG TTGCTGTGTGGATGAGGTCGCTGCGGAACATGTTGGAGCTGACTGCATCGTGCACTATGGCAGCTCTTGCCTCAGCGCATCCAAGAGGTTGCCATTGATGTACGTCTTCGAGAAAAGACTAGTGGACCTAGAGAAGTGCGCCTCCTCTTTCAGAGAACTCTACCCTgacacacagagtcacatcGTCATACTCTATGATGTCAGCTATGCTCATGCCATTG atGATCTTCTCACCCTCCTGTCGCAGGAGTATCCAAACCTTATCGCTTCAGAGCTTGTTGTGGAAGGGGAGCAATGTTTCAGCCACTGTCAGATTAAGAGAAAACAGAAGGACGCCTGTTTGTCAGAGCAAGACAACAACCaggttttgtgtctgtttggaAGGCAGTTTTTCCTGAAAAGCGGTTTGAGCATAACGGATTACAGTATGTTCTATGTAGGCCAAGAAGGAGCAACCTTACGAAACTTCATGATGACTTGGAATCGCTGCTCATTTTGCTCTTTTGACCCCATAACAATGACCGGTAGGACTGAGTCACCAAGTGTCAACCGTACACTAATGAAGCGATATTATGCTATAGAAAGGGCCAAAGATGCCAATGTGGTCGGCATCCTCGTCGGCACGCTGGGGGTGGCAGAATACCTCTCCATAATCCAGCAGCTGAAGGAGACCATCCGCAGAGCTGGAAAGAAGAGCTATATGTTTGCCATGGGGAAAATCAACGTGGCCAAACTGGCAAACTTTCTGgaaattgacatttttgtgtTAATCGCATGTCCTGAAAACTCCCTGTTGGACTCTAGTGAGTTTTACAGACCTGTAGTGACACCTTTTGAGATGGAGATTGCCTGCAACAAGAACAGAGAGTGGTCAGAGGAGTACGTCACAGACTTTCGACATCTCCTACCAG GTGGCCTGAGTCATGTGCCTTTGGCTGATCAGCAGGAGGAATGCGATGAGACTGATGTATCTTTAATCACAGGAGCCCTGCGAAGCAATCATTTGTTGAGCAGTGAGCCTGCAGAGTCCTCGTCTAGCTCTTCACTGGTCCTCAGGAACCAGCTGATGACTGTAGCCAACACCAACTCAGCCG CATCTTTTCTGGCAAATCGTAGCTGGCACGGCTTAGAGCAGAAGCTGGGAGAGACACCGGTAGTGAAGGCAGTACAGGGCAGAAAAGGCATTGCTATTGCCTATGAAGAGGAGGGAACGTCAACACGATAA